The genome window GGAAATAGTGTATAATACATGGACTGTTCTTAGGAGGAAAAAGATGGCACTGAGGATAAGGGTATCAAGATACGGAAGAAAGCATCATCCCATATACAGGCTTGTGGTAGCAGACGCAAGGGCACCCAGGGATGGCAAGGTGGTGGATGTGATAGCCACCTACGACCCTATAAACAAAAGACTTATAGAGGTTAAGGAAGAAAAGTTAAAAGAGTGGCTCCAAAAAGGAGCCGAGCTTACAGACAGAGCAAAAGCCATACTCAAAAACGCAAAAATACTCTAACAGGAGGTAAAGCATGAGCCAGCTAAGGGACATCGTAGAAATAACCGCCAAATCCCTTGTGGACAACCCTGAGAAGGTAAGAGTGCAGGAAATTGAAGGAGAAAAAACCGTGGTTATTGAGCTCAGGGTTGACAAAAACGACCTTGGAAAGGTCATAGGAAAGGGTGGTCGCATTGCAAGGTCTCTCAGAACCATCCTTTCTTCCATGGGAAGAAAGATAAACAAAAGGGTGGTTCTTGAGATACTTGAGTAGTTTATAATAAACCTCCATGGGCAGGACTATAAAAATGGCAGAGTCCCCCATGGAGGGGCATCCAGACAAGTTGGCAGACCTCATAGCGGACGCCTTGCTGGATGAGTTTCTAAGGAGAGACCCCTACAGCAGGGTGTCCCTTGAAATACTTCTCATTTCTGGCATGACCTTTGTAGCAGGTCATGTCTCCACAGAAAGCTATGTAGACATACCAGGCACTGTCAGAAAGACCATAAAGGAAGTAGGTTATAACAGACCAGAGCTTGGCTTTGAC of Aquificaceae bacterium contains these proteins:
- the rpsP gene encoding 30S ribosomal protein S16, which produces MALRIRVSRYGRKHHPIYRLVVADARAPRDGKVVDVIATYDPINKRLIEVKEEKLKEWLQKGAELTDRAKAILKNAKIL
- a CDS encoding KH domain-containing protein, translating into MSQLRDIVEITAKSLVDNPEKVRVQEIEGEKTVVIELRVDKNDLGKVIGKGGRIARSLRTILSSMGRKINKRVVLEILE